Within the Vigna angularis cultivar LongXiaoDou No.4 chromosome 10, ASM1680809v1, whole genome shotgun sequence genome, the region CTATATAGGTGGAATGCCTTCTAGGAATATCCGTACTTGGAATGCCTATATAGGTGGCCTAGCAATAAATGGACTTGGGAGGGAAGCATTGAAGCTATTTAAAGATTTGATAGTGTCAGGTGCAAAGCCTAATGAAGTGACATTTCTTGCTGTTTTAACAGCTTGCTGCCATTCTGGCTTGGTCAGCGAAGGCCGAAAGTATTTCAATGAGATGTCAAGTCCCCTCTACAACCTTTCTTCCTGGTTAGAACACTACGGCTGCATGGTTGATTTACTCTGCAgtgctggactggtggaggaaGTTGTGGAGTTGATAAAGACAATGCCCATGTCCCCTGATGTGCAGATCATAGGAGCGCTTTTGAGTGCCTGTAATACATATGGGAATGTTGGATTCACCCAAGAAATCTTGAAATCACTGcagaattttgaatttcaagaTAGTGGCATATACGTGCTTCTTTCTAATCTGTATGCCTCTAACAAGAAATGGGCTGACGTGAGAAATGTTAGGAGACTGATGAAGCAGAAAGGAATAAGCAAGGCTCCTGGGTCTAGCATTATAAGGGTGGATGGTAAGAGTCATGAATTTTTAGTTGGAGACAGTAATCATCCTCAAAGTGACTAAACATTCAATGACTTGAGACACATGATGACCAAAGACTCGTGTTTAGAAAGTCCAGACGAGAGACAGATCAAACATGTGCAAGTTCAAACTTCTGAGAAAACTAATGGGTCATAAGAAAGATGGAAAGAAGGGTACAAGCAAGAGGAAAGGGGAATTGGCACTCGAATAAAGGAAAGAGAGTGAAGATAGTTACGAGTTCTCAAgtagaggaggaggaggaggaaatgGTAAAAGTCAAGGAAAGACagttttaataagaaaaaaaaatacattgttACAACTGTGTCGGGCCATTTTGCTTCTGAGTGTTGACATGCAAAAGGGAAATAGACCAAAAACAAATGTGGCCCGAGATTCTGATTAGGATCCAGTATTGTTGGCGGTGACTGATCTCcctattttggtattttaatacTGGTTGTTAAAACTATATGACTGAGTAAAGAGAGGTGCTGAATGAATTTGACGTTAgcaaaatatttaagattagAATTCATACATTAGCACTCTGTTAGCAGAAGGAATGGAAAATACTGTGATTAAGAGAAAGGATGGGAAGGCAGCACATATACAAATGATAAACTGATTCTTTAGACCCACTTGCAAAGAATACGACTTCTTAAGTCAACATAAAAGCAGCTGAATTATGCTGTCTGAGTGTCTGAATTTGTAAAACTGAGAAATGAAATACGAATTGTTTCCTTTTGAGAACTTGGATTAAGGGAGAGTATTCTGGTTAACACAAGCGTGTGGTAATTAACAGCTTTGTTCTGTTCTGTTTCTGCAGTAACTACTTTCCATTACAGATATTTACACAGACCCTTGGTCAGACTGtacattcaaatatttttcctaCTGCCTTAGTTTTGAGTTGAAGGTGTTCGATATTGGTCCACTTATGcctctttctttaatttctctAGTATATGTATACATGCGAGAACATAGCTAAGTGgagaaaagaaataagagacaaaaaaaaatgtgaaaaagaaaactgtAAGAAGAAAAGTAGTGCAGAAAGAACATCTGTCTACAAGAATTCAGAAATAtaaaggtaaaggaagttgCAAAGGGTTCCTGAGTGCGTAGGGAGAGGGTCTAGTTTTAGTCTAAAAATTGACGTATACTAGACGCATTCAGAAAACCTAACCATCAGTTCGCAAATTAATCGAATTCTCGTGCTCACCGTACCTAAGAAAGTGAATTCATCCAAAACAATTGCACAGATAAAAAGTTTCATTTGagatttaaacaacaaatataagataaaatgttTAAAGAGTAGCGAATATGAGGCTTGAAGAAAACAGAGAAAGCATGAAAACGACGACGCAGTACCGAGTGAGTGGCTAGGCAGAGGGAGGCGGAGGAGCAGCGGAAGCAGAAGAAGCGTCAGCAGGAATAACGAGAGTCCAATCCGGAGGAAGAGGAGGCATAGGATCGTACACAGTTGGCTTGCGGTTTATATCCCATGGCTGCGTCTTCCGTGGCCGAGTCTTCATGTGATGCGCAGTCGCTTTCTTCTGCGGCCGAGACGAACACACTATCGTCAATCCTCCGTCACTTCTCTTTCCAATTCCCAGTGCTTGTGGTGGCGCCATAAACACTCCACACCCAAACATGCTTGACAACGACGACATCCTTCTCTCTTCTCGCTTTTCTCTTCTATTGTTTCTCAAACACTCATCTCTTACCGGTTTATCCCTCTCAGATATTTTTCCAAAACTTCCCAATTTACCCTTCGAATTTTGGTTCGGAGGTACAAGGCCCAAAGGTTATTTGCTTTTTCCCTCTTCGATAGTTTCCTCCTCCATCCATTAAATTTTTCCTTACACGACATTATTCTGGAAAGTTTTGAAGagtgtaaaaagaaaattgacagGGTACAGAAAGAAACATCCTCCCTCTTCACGAACTTTACTGGGCCTGGTCTTTTCTTTCTATACCTTTTGGGCTCCCCTTTTGCAGATGTAAGGAAtcgtaaaattaaaaaaaaaaaaacaaaaaaaaaaaaaaaacaaaacaaacggGGGAAGGAAGGAACGTTGGCCACAAGGAGACAGCCCACGTTGCTTCCCCattcaaaaacaagaaaaaagaaaataaaaggaggCTCGTAGGAGAAGAAGAGGGGAAGAGGGAAGAGTTTGGGAAGTTAAAAAGGGAGCTATGGGTTCTGCCGGGAGGGGAAATCCCTGCTGCCATATCTGTGAGAGGAGTGTTCGGAGCTGCTTTTGGAGGAGTGAAAGAGTTGTTGCAGATAtgggagaagagaagaggagaagCTGAGGAAAGGGGGTGTCTTCATTTTGGCATGGGAGAGGGAGCGGGAGAGCAGCAGGAGGAAGGGAGCCCTTCCTTCCTTCCGTTTCCAGCCAACCAAAGAGCGCCCGTGGGAAGCTGCACCAACTTCTAAAGGGCTGAGAGGAGGAGCAGGGATGGACATCTGAGGAGTCCTTGCAGCAAGATCTGGAAGATG harbors:
- the LOC128194290 gene encoding 50S ribosomal protein 6, chloroplastic-like, with translation MSSLSSMFGCGVFMAPPQALGIGKRSDGGLTIVCSSRPQKKATAHHMKTRPRKTQPWDINRKPTVYDPMPPLPPDWTLVIPADASSASAAPPPPSA